The following proteins are encoded in a genomic region of Polyangiaceae bacterium:
- a CDS encoding glycosyltransferase: MIVKNESAVIERCLASIREVIDYWVICDTGSTDDTPERIHKALEGVPGELHRRPWVDFGTNRTEAITLARNKADYILVLDGDMTASYGKGFKRALSLDSYLIRFTGDLDYRQRLILSGRRTYRYVGAVHEYVETAADERFELLDTLTVTHHGDCGVSSGKPQRYLEMLMASFAKDSKNSRTVFYLAQTLRDLGRVDEALEYYEKRVSMGGGWEEEIFYSLYQIAVLVDRHNDWGTGFQAYVRAWEYRPSRLEPVYHIVHRLRRRREFHTAIVFAHPALSQPYPSNDVLFVHRWMYTYGMPLEYAYCCVELGLYEQAITACDIVRARSDVPERALAEANRLRARAMAEDSGSRAKPRQNWT, from the coding sequence ATGATCGTCAAAAACGAATCCGCAGTCATTGAACGATGTCTTGCCTCCATCCGAGAAGTCATCGACTATTGGGTCATCTGTGACACCGGGTCCACCGATGATACGCCAGAACGTATTCATAAAGCGCTCGAAGGTGTTCCAGGCGAGTTGCATAGGCGCCCCTGGGTGGATTTCGGGACCAACCGAACGGAGGCAATTACCCTGGCGAGAAACAAGGCCGATTATATTCTCGTCCTCGACGGCGACATGACCGCGTCGTATGGGAAAGGGTTCAAGCGCGCACTGTCCTTGGATTCGTACCTCATACGCTTCACTGGCGATTTGGATTATCGGCAGCGTTTGATTCTTAGCGGGCGGCGAACGTACAGGTACGTCGGCGCCGTGCACGAGTACGTGGAAACAGCCGCTGACGAGCGATTCGAGCTCCTCGACACATTGACCGTTACGCATCATGGCGATTGCGGTGTGTCGAGTGGCAAACCGCAACGATACCTCGAGATGCTGATGGCGTCGTTTGCAAAGGATTCGAAAAATTCTCGAACGGTTTTTTATCTTGCACAAACGCTGCGGGATCTGGGTCGTGTCGATGAAGCGCTCGAGTATTACGAGAAACGGGTGAGCATGGGGGGCGGTTGGGAGGAAGAAATATTCTATTCACTTTATCAGATCGCCGTGCTCGTGGACCGGCACAACGACTGGGGCACCGGATTTCAAGCCTACGTGCGGGCGTGGGAATATCGGCCATCGCGTCTCGAACCGGTGTATCATATTGTGCATCGACTTCGACGCCGGAGGGAGTTTCACACGGCCATCGTGTTTGCGCATCCGGCGCTCAGCCAACCGTATCCGTCCAATGACGTGCTGTTCGTCCATCGATGGATGTATACGTACGGTATGCCGCTCGAGTATGCGTATTGTTGTGTTGAACTGGGTCTTTATGAGCAGGCCATTACGGCATGCGATATCGTACGCGCGAGGAGCGACGTACCGGAGCGAGCATTGGCTGAAGCGAACAGGCTTCGCGCAAGGGCGATGGCGGAGGATTCGGGTTCCCGCGCGAAGCCGCGTCAGAATTGGACGTGA